One Streptomyces lincolnensis genomic region harbors:
- a CDS encoding AAA family ATPase: MKSSWAEYDITEDRAPNACFKGVPELPEAWMREVDLSLSLAPQLLLTGNVRDLHRVMVLPEGDPAVGGALFPVERMLPLSEVLATICQARGYAGLLQLDPLSGLTPIRPPGRGDGRALPAALTEVVKSYEQKDDELAGPDLRALLIDLHAARTDPEDDGAPIGLVVPYAARIMPADGMPDPAERTLMTTIEALGHSASTVPSPLSASQETFAVTIFWICEQQEHLHSGFPIGSGALRVIRVPLPDLDRRHTAARYFTRADSPPPEDIEAIAGATDGMTARHVRTAVLTAASLPPGPSKFSDAARLVRVGITEDPWASATIREQLSNASAYLSRSVLGQPEAVEKTVDILVRAAVGLTGAQSSSTPNRPRGVLFLAGPTGVGKTELARSITKLLLGKEASPVRFDMSEFRADESRQRLIGAPPGYVGYDSGGELTNAVRAQPASVLLFDEVEKAHERILDLFLQILDDGRLTDSRGSTVYFTECFLIFTSNLGATESTADGESGDEDADSSLSVQPTDFQKNPALFAEHLKQAYIEYFDKQIGRPELRNRFGDSYVSLGYINPVVARQILDRAMDNFAERVLLTHKARLSFSQDVRETLAENAVGDLALGARGVLNLVESALVNPVSRRIFDQPCRPGEELCVTGLYLDGNVWKLELTR; the protein is encoded by the coding sequence ATGAAAAGCTCCTGGGCCGAGTACGACATCACTGAGGACCGGGCGCCCAACGCCTGCTTCAAGGGCGTCCCGGAATTACCCGAGGCGTGGATGCGTGAGGTGGATCTCTCCCTTTCGCTGGCGCCTCAGCTGCTGCTGACCGGCAACGTCCGGGACCTGCACCGCGTCATGGTGCTTCCGGAGGGCGATCCGGCCGTCGGCGGCGCTCTCTTCCCGGTCGAGCGCATGCTGCCCCTGTCCGAGGTACTGGCGACGATCTGCCAAGCCAGGGGGTACGCCGGGCTGCTGCAACTGGACCCGCTGAGCGGACTGACCCCGATTCGTCCTCCGGGGCGAGGAGACGGCCGCGCGCTGCCCGCCGCGCTGACCGAGGTGGTCAAGTCGTACGAGCAGAAGGACGACGAGCTCGCAGGCCCCGACCTCAGAGCGCTGCTCATCGACCTGCACGCGGCCAGGACCGACCCGGAGGACGACGGCGCGCCCATCGGCCTCGTCGTTCCGTACGCGGCGCGGATCATGCCTGCGGACGGGATGCCCGATCCCGCGGAACGCACCCTGATGACCACCATCGAAGCTCTCGGTCACAGTGCGAGTACGGTGCCCTCCCCGTTGAGTGCGTCCCAGGAGACGTTCGCCGTGACGATCTTCTGGATCTGTGAGCAGCAGGAGCACCTGCACAGCGGTTTCCCGATCGGCAGCGGCGCGTTGCGCGTGATCAGGGTGCCGCTGCCGGACCTCGACCGGCGCCACACCGCTGCCCGCTATTTCACCCGGGCCGACAGCCCTCCGCCCGAGGACATCGAGGCGATCGCCGGCGCCACCGACGGCATGACGGCACGGCATGTACGCACCGCGGTGCTCACCGCCGCGAGCCTGCCGCCCGGCCCTTCCAAGTTCTCCGACGCGGCCCGGCTGGTACGCGTCGGCATCACCGAGGACCCGTGGGCGAGCGCGACCATCAGGGAGCAGTTGTCGAACGCCTCCGCGTATCTGTCGAGGAGTGTGCTGGGCCAGCCGGAGGCCGTCGAGAAGACCGTGGACATCCTGGTCCGCGCCGCCGTCGGGCTGACCGGCGCCCAGTCCTCCAGTACGCCCAACCGGCCACGCGGAGTGCTCTTCCTCGCCGGCCCCACCGGAGTGGGGAAGACCGAACTGGCGAGGTCGATCACCAAACTGCTCCTGGGCAAGGAGGCGTCTCCGGTGCGCTTCGACATGTCCGAGTTCCGTGCCGACGAGAGCCGCCAGCGGCTGATCGGGGCGCCCCCCGGGTATGTCGGATACGACTCGGGAGGCGAGCTGACCAACGCGGTCCGCGCGCAGCCCGCCAGCGTTCTCCTCTTCGACGAAGTCGAGAAGGCGCACGAACGCATCCTCGACCTCTTCCTGCAGATCCTGGACGACGGCAGGCTCACGGACAGTCGCGGCTCCACCGTGTACTTCACCGAATGCTTTCTGATCTTCACCTCGAACCTCGGCGCCACGGAGAGCACGGCCGACGGTGAATCCGGGGACGAGGACGCGGACAGCTCCCTCTCCGTACAGCCCACCGACTTCCAGAAGAATCCGGCACTATTCGCGGAGCACCTCAAGCAGGCCTATATCGAGTACTTCGACAAACAGATCGGCCGGCCCGAACTGCGCAACCGCTTCGGCGACAGTTACGTCTCCCTCGGCTACATCAATCCAGTGGTCGCCCGGCAGATCCTGGACCGGGCGATGGACAACTTCGCCGAGCGTGTCCTGCTCACCCACAAGGCCCGGCTGTCGTTCTCCCAGGACGTACGCGAAACCCTGGCGGAGAACGCGGTGGGGGACCTCGCGCTCGGCGCTCGCGGAGTGCTCAACCTCGTGGAGAGCGCACTGGTGAATCCGGTCAGCCGCCGCATCTTCGACCAGCCGTGCCGTCCCGGGGAAGAACTGTGCGTGACCGGGCTGTATCTGGACGGCAACGTGTGGAAACTGGAGCTGACACGTTGA
- a CDS encoding carbohydrate ABC transporter permease gives MTTTLTKPHPQKTTPRERGHRPGATARGRNWLGGLAGWLWLAVVVVPLYWILITSLKARSNYYASNPLVPPTDPTLDNYQLVLESDFINYFWNSVVVTAGAVVPAVAVSFMAAYAIVRGWRMRFLRVANGMFLMGLAIPLQATAIPVYLIIIKLQLYDSLLALILPSIAFAIPLSVLILANFIRDVPKELFDSMRVDGATEWGTLWRLAAPLTRPAILTVTIFNALTIWNGFLLPLILTQSPSQRTLPLALWTFQGEYGVNVPALLAAVVLTTLPLIILYAFGRRQLLSGLTAGFSR, from the coding sequence ATGACCACCACGCTGACCAAGCCGCACCCGCAGAAGACCACCCCACGCGAGCGAGGGCACCGTCCCGGTGCGACCGCCCGCGGGCGCAACTGGCTCGGCGGTCTGGCCGGATGGCTCTGGCTCGCCGTCGTCGTCGTACCCCTCTACTGGATTCTCATCACCAGCCTCAAGGCCCGGAGCAACTACTACGCGAGCAACCCGCTGGTGCCGCCGACCGACCCCACCCTGGACAACTACCAGCTGGTCCTCGAGTCCGACTTCATCAACTACTTCTGGAACAGCGTCGTGGTCACCGCCGGCGCGGTGGTGCCGGCGGTCGCGGTCTCCTTCATGGCCGCCTACGCCATCGTGCGCGGCTGGCGCATGCGGTTCCTGCGCGTGGCGAACGGCATGTTCCTCATGGGCCTCGCCATCCCGCTGCAGGCGACGGCCATCCCGGTCTATCTGATCATCATCAAGTTGCAGCTGTACGACAGCCTGCTGGCGCTGATCCTGCCGTCGATCGCCTTCGCCATCCCGCTGTCCGTGCTGATACTCGCCAACTTCATCCGCGACGTGCCCAAAGAGCTGTTCGACTCGATGCGGGTGGACGGAGCCACGGAGTGGGGGACGCTGTGGCGCCTGGCAGCGCCGCTCACCCGCCCGGCCATCCTCACCGTGACCATCTTCAACGCGCTGACCATCTGGAACGGATTCCTGCTGCCGCTGATCCTCACCCAGAGCCCTTCCCAGCGGACTCTGCCGCTCGCCCTGTGGACCTTCCAGGGCGAGTACGGGGTCAACGTCCCCGCCCTCCTGGCCGCCGTCGTCCTCACCACCCTGCCCCTGATCATCCTGTACGCGTTCGGCCGCCGCCAGCTGCTGAGCGGTCTGACCGCCGGATTCAGCCGTTGA
- a CDS encoding LacI family DNA-binding transcriptional regulator, whose amino-acid sequence MRPNARRTTLADIAQAAGVSVATVSKVVNGRGDVAPHTRSRVQELLHQHDYLAPVFRHSEVVESPTIEVQFQGSLKSYVAETLEGIIDSAAASGASVVISKASHAPHWARDLVSAGRRAVVAVTSVYTTTHLNELARSGLPLVVLDPLHLPDSRVHSVGSTNFAGGLAATRHLLSLGHRRIAYIGGPAMAVCNQARMHGYRAAMEAEGAQVPDAYVRPGEFTYETGLLGATALLGLQEPPTAIFAGNDEIAIGVIEAARTRVLRVPEDLSVVGFDDTSLAQMASPPLTTVRQPLREMGGAALRTALRLANGEKVESHHIELATELVVRASTAPPREETSARG is encoded by the coding sequence ATGCGTCCGAACGCCAGGCGCACCACCTTGGCGGACATCGCCCAAGCGGCGGGAGTCTCCGTCGCGACCGTGTCCAAAGTGGTCAACGGTCGCGGTGACGTGGCGCCGCACACCCGCAGCCGGGTGCAGGAACTGCTGCATCAGCACGACTACCTCGCGCCCGTGTTCCGCCACTCCGAGGTCGTCGAAAGCCCCACCATCGAGGTGCAGTTCCAGGGCAGCCTCAAGTCGTACGTGGCCGAGACCCTGGAAGGCATCATCGACTCCGCCGCCGCATCGGGGGCCTCGGTGGTGATCAGCAAGGCGTCCCATGCCCCGCACTGGGCCCGGGACCTGGTCTCGGCCGGGCGCCGCGCCGTCGTCGCGGTCACCAGCGTGTACACCACAACGCACCTGAACGAACTGGCCCGGTCCGGGCTGCCGTTGGTCGTGCTGGACCCACTGCACCTGCCGGACAGCCGCGTCCACAGCGTCGGGTCGACCAACTTCGCCGGCGGCCTGGCCGCGACCCGCCACCTGCTCTCCCTGGGGCACCGCCGCATCGCTTACATCGGCGGACCGGCCATGGCCGTATGCAACCAAGCACGCATGCACGGCTACCGCGCCGCCATGGAGGCGGAAGGAGCGCAGGTACCCGACGCCTACGTCCGGCCCGGAGAATTCACGTACGAGACCGGATTGCTCGGTGCCACGGCGCTACTGGGCCTGCAAGAGCCACCGACGGCGATCTTCGCAGGCAACGACGAGATCGCCATCGGTGTCATCGAGGCCGCCCGCACCCGAGTCCTGCGCGTCCCCGAAGACCTGAGCGTGGTCGGCTTCGACGACACCAGCCTCGCTCAGATGGCCTCACCGCCACTGACCACCGTGCGCCAGCCACTACGGGAGATGGGCGGTGCGGCCCTGCGCACCGCCCTCCGACTGGCCAACGGTGAAAAGGTCGAGTCCCACCACATCGAACTCGCCACCGAACTCGTGGTACGCGCCTCGACGGCGCCGCCTCGTGAAGAGACTTCGGCGCGTGGGTAG
- a CDS encoding carbohydrate ABC transporter permease — MSTLTGSAGRESRRSILPWLAVPALLFFVGFAVVPLVGVFVLSFTTWDGIGTIHPSGLTSWRAVLTNPGLPHALWVTFLVMAVSWAVQTPASILLGTFLAGRQRYRAVLSLIYFVPLLLSSAAIAVAYRALLDPNFGLGAGLGFEWLSKDWLGRPWLAFGVVVFVVSWQFVPFHSLIYQGGVQQIPQSLYEAAQLDGAGQIRQFFSITLPQLKYTIITSSTLMVIGSLTFFDLIFVLTEGGPGDATRVLALDMYKRGFQADLMGPASAIAVILVLMGLAIALLLRRLGGRDAGESQLEGA, encoded by the coding sequence GTGAGCACACTCACGGGCTCTGCGGGGCGCGAGAGCCGGCGCAGCATCCTGCCCTGGCTGGCCGTGCCGGCGCTGCTGTTCTTCGTCGGCTTCGCCGTGGTCCCGCTCGTCGGCGTCTTCGTGCTGAGCTTCACGACGTGGGACGGGATCGGCACCATCCACCCGTCCGGGCTGACCAGCTGGCGTGCGGTGCTCACCAACCCCGGGCTGCCGCACGCCCTCTGGGTGACGTTCCTGGTGATGGCCGTGTCCTGGGCGGTTCAGACACCGGCGAGCATTCTGCTCGGCACGTTCCTGGCCGGCCGCCAGCGCTACCGCGCGGTGCTGAGCCTGATCTACTTCGTCCCGCTCCTGCTCAGCTCCGCGGCGATCGCGGTCGCGTACAGGGCGCTGCTGGACCCCAACTTCGGGCTGGGCGCAGGGCTGGGGTTCGAGTGGCTCAGCAAGGACTGGCTGGGGCGCCCCTGGCTCGCCTTCGGCGTCGTCGTCTTCGTCGTCTCCTGGCAGTTCGTACCGTTCCACTCGCTGATCTACCAGGGGGGCGTCCAGCAGATCCCGCAGTCCCTGTACGAGGCCGCACAGTTGGACGGCGCCGGGCAGATCCGCCAGTTCTTCAGCATCACGCTGCCCCAGCTCAAATACACCATCATCACCTCGTCGACGCTGATGGTGATCGGCTCGCTCACCTTCTTCGACCTCATCTTCGTCCTGACCGAGGGCGGCCCAGGAGACGCCACCCGGGTCCTCGCGCTGGACATGTACAAACGGGGCTTCCAGGCCGACCTGATGGGGCCGGCCAGCGCCATCGCGGTCATCCTCGTCCTGATGGGCCTCGCCATCGCCCTGCTGCTGCGCCGGCTCGGAGGCCGGGACGCCGGTGAGAGCCAGCTCGAGGGAGCCTGA
- a CDS encoding fumarylacetoacetate hydrolase family protein: protein MESAAARPRPVLTAGSVLPADADRAALVARVHDPECDGPCVAAVRGEQVVDLTAIAPTVSDLMERDDAAAVVREADGGHVWHLDELLAAPAGRRDVPRLLAPIDLQVIKAAGVTFARSLLERVIEERTGGDPAQAARVRARVGQVVGGTLDGIRPGSPEADKAKELLVSEGLWSQYLEVGIGPDPEVFTKAPVLSAVGTGADIGVLGASVWNNPEPEAVLVVDSRGRVRGATLGNDVNLRDIEGRSALLLSRAKDNNASCAIGPFVRLLDEDFDLDTVRGIDIDLRIDGTDGYVLRGSSSMREISRDVLDLVAATHGPHHQYPDGFVLFTGTLFAPTEDRQAPGAGFTHEYGDIVRISSPRLGALVNTVVPSEQAGPWTFGVRALMRSLARRGVL from the coding sequence GTGGAATCGGCAGCAGCGCGCCCTCGTCCGGTCCTCACCGCCGGCTCCGTCCTGCCCGCGGACGCCGACCGAGCCGCCCTCGTCGCGCGCGTCCACGACCCGGAATGCGACGGACCGTGTGTGGCCGCGGTCCGCGGCGAGCAGGTCGTCGACCTGACCGCCATCGCACCCACCGTCTCCGACCTCATGGAACGCGACGACGCGGCGGCGGTCGTCCGCGAGGCCGACGGCGGACATGTCTGGCACCTGGACGAACTGCTCGCCGCACCGGCCGGCCGCCGTGACGTTCCGCGTCTGCTCGCCCCCATCGACCTGCAAGTGATCAAGGCCGCGGGCGTCACCTTCGCCCGGAGTCTGCTGGAACGCGTCATCGAAGAGCGTACGGGCGGCGATCCGGCGCAGGCCGCGCGGGTACGGGCCCGCGTCGGGCAGGTGGTGGGTGGCACGCTCGACGGCATCCGTCCCGGATCGCCGGAAGCGGACAAGGCCAAGGAACTGCTCGTCTCCGAAGGACTGTGGTCGCAGTACCTGGAGGTCGGGATCGGGCCGGACCCGGAAGTGTTCACCAAGGCCCCGGTACTGTCCGCGGTCGGCACCGGCGCCGACATCGGCGTGCTCGGCGCCTCGGTGTGGAACAACCCCGAGCCCGAGGCCGTCCTCGTCGTGGACTCGCGCGGCCGGGTACGCGGCGCGACGCTCGGCAACGACGTCAACCTCCGCGACATCGAGGGACGCAGCGCCCTGCTGCTGTCCCGTGCGAAGGACAACAACGCCTCATGCGCGATCGGCCCGTTCGTCCGCCTGCTCGACGAGGACTTCGACCTCGACACCGTGCGCGGGATCGACATCGACCTCCGGATCGACGGCACGGACGGCTACGTACTGCGTGGCAGCAGTTCCATGCGCGAGATCAGCCGCGACGTACTGGACCTGGTGGCCGCCACGCACGGTCCGCACCATCAATACCCGGACGGCTTCGTGCTGTTCACCGGAACGCTGTTCGCCCCCACCGAGGACCGACAGGCACCCGGCGCGGGCTTCACCCACGAGTACGGCGACATCGTGCGGATCTCCAGCCCGCGACTCGGCGCTCTGGTCAACACCGTCGTCCCCAGCGAGCAGGCCGGGCCGTGGACGTTCGGCGTACGAGCGCTGATGCGCAGCCTTGCCCGGCGCGGCGTGCTGTGA
- a CDS encoding extracellular solute-binding protein gives MALSRRTLLGLAAGVPASAALAACGSSGPSKGDGTATYWHLSGQPQEGVRTGAVERFNEANPKGQIKVTTFENDAYKTKIKTAIGAGKAPTVIWGWGGGTLRTYVEAKQVDDLTPWFDENPDIKNRLFPSSFGAATVDGRIYAMPFESVEPIVLFYNKKVFADVGVEPPRSWNDIMALVPKFNAEGIAPFSLGGQSRWTNMMWLEFLFDRIGGPEVFQAVFDGEKDAWSHPAAIEALTKVQDLVKANGFIKGFSSITADSNADQALLYTGKAAMMLHGSWSYGIQQTEGGDFVSSGGLGFMNFPPVEGGKGDPGNSVGNPAQYLSISSKASAKQKEIAKDFFATGVLADNEVKEWIDTGAVPIRKGSEKLLAESKSSEFLQFVYGIASNAKAFGQSWDQALSPTAAETLLDNIAKLFQLSISPRQFTENLNKVIGK, from the coding sequence ATGGCGCTCTCCCGACGTACCCTCCTCGGCCTGGCCGCCGGCGTGCCGGCCTCTGCGGCCCTCGCGGCCTGCGGCTCGTCCGGCCCCAGCAAGGGCGACGGCACGGCCACGTACTGGCACCTGAGCGGCCAGCCTCAGGAAGGCGTCAGGACCGGTGCGGTGGAGCGGTTCAACGAGGCCAACCCCAAGGGGCAGATCAAGGTCACCACCTTCGAGAACGACGCCTACAAGACGAAGATCAAGACCGCCATCGGCGCCGGGAAGGCGCCCACCGTCATCTGGGGGTGGGGCGGCGGCACGCTGCGCACCTACGTGGAGGCCAAGCAGGTCGACGACCTCACCCCGTGGTTCGACGAGAACCCTGACATCAAGAACCGGCTCTTCCCGTCCTCGTTCGGCGCGGCGACCGTCGACGGCAGGATCTACGCGATGCCGTTCGAGAGCGTGGAGCCGATCGTCCTGTTCTACAACAAGAAGGTCTTCGCCGACGTCGGCGTGGAGCCGCCCCGGTCCTGGAACGACATCATGGCCCTGGTGCCCAAGTTCAACGCGGAGGGCATAGCGCCGTTCTCCCTCGGCGGCCAGTCCCGGTGGACGAACATGATGTGGCTGGAGTTCCTGTTCGACCGCATCGGCGGCCCCGAGGTGTTCCAGGCCGTCTTCGACGGCGAGAAGGACGCCTGGTCCCACCCGGCCGCCATCGAGGCGCTGACCAAGGTGCAGGACCTGGTCAAGGCGAACGGATTCATCAAGGGCTTCTCCTCGATCACCGCGGACTCCAACGCCGACCAGGCGCTGCTGTACACCGGCAAGGCCGCGATGATGCTGCACGGCTCCTGGTCGTACGGCATCCAGCAGACCGAGGGCGGAGACTTCGTCTCCAGCGGCGGCCTCGGTTTCATGAACTTCCCACCCGTCGAAGGCGGCAAGGGCGATCCGGGCAACTCCGTCGGCAACCCCGCCCAGTACCTGTCCATCTCCTCGAAGGCCAGCGCCAAGCAGAAGGAGATCGCGAAGGACTTCTTCGCCACCGGCGTCCTCGCGGACAACGAGGTGAAGGAGTGGATCGACACCGGGGCGGTGCCGATCCGGAAGGGCTCGGAGAAGCTGCTGGCCGAATCCAAGAGCTCCGAGTTCCTGCAGTTCGTCTACGGCATCGCCAGCAACGCGAAGGCGTTCGGCCAGTCCTGGGACCAGGCGCTCAGCCCGACGGCCGCCGAGACGCTGCTGGACAACATCGCCAAGCTGTTCCAGCTGTCCATCTCGCCGCGGCAGTTCACCGAGAATCTCAACAAGGTCATCGGCAAGTGA
- a CDS encoding beta-glucosidase family protein yields the protein MNANVAVDNTTGISLWNDPTLSVTVRVDALIDAMTVQEKIAQLYGVWVGASDQGGEVAPHQHDMEEAVDLDALLPDGLGQLTRPFGTVPVDPALGALSLARTQSRIAATNRFGIPALAHDECLAGFAAWGATAYPVPLSWGATFDPDTVRRMAAAIGRDMRAVGVHQGLAPVLDVVRDARWGRVEETIGEDPYLVGTIGTAYVQGLESAGIVATLKHFAGYSASRAGRNLAPASVGPRERADVLLPPFEMAIREGGARSVMNAYTDTDGMPSAADEDLLTGLLRDTWGFDGTVVADYFAIAFLKTLHGIAADWAGAAGTALRAGIDVELPNVKTYGAPLAEAVADGRVPEALVDRALRRTLTQKALLGLLDPDWSPVPAALDGVDLDDPAALRGRIDLDGPENRALARTIAEEAVVLLSNDGTLPLERPRRIALLGPNADEPVAVLGCYSFPQHIGVRHPGTPLGIELPTLRDTLAAEFPDTEITVARGTGIDDGDLSGIREATRVAREADIALVVLGDRAGLFGRGTTGEGCDVDSLVLPGAQQQLLDALLDLETPVVTVLLAGRPYAVGRAVEESAAIVQSFFPGEEGTHAIAGVLSGRTHPSGRLPVSVPRRPGSQPATYLGARLAHVSEVSTIDPTPAFAFGHGLSYTRFDWTDLTVDVQEAPTDSEFTLAFTVRNTGERSGTEVVQLYLHDPVASVVQPVQRLVGYTRVDLEPGEARRLRVTVPADLASFTGRDGRRVVEPGELEVRLAASSADPRLTARVTLTGAERHVDHTRRLHATIGQEPVAGA from the coding sequence GTGAACGCCAACGTGGCTGTGGACAACACCACCGGAATCTCCCTCTGGAACGACCCCACCCTTTCCGTCACCGTGAGAGTCGACGCCCTGATCGACGCGATGACCGTTCAGGAGAAGATCGCCCAGCTGTACGGAGTGTGGGTGGGCGCCTCCGATCAGGGCGGTGAAGTGGCCCCCCACCAGCACGACATGGAGGAAGCCGTCGATCTCGACGCGCTCCTGCCCGACGGACTGGGCCAGCTGACCCGGCCCTTCGGCACGGTCCCGGTCGACCCCGCCCTGGGTGCACTCTCCCTGGCCCGCACCCAGAGCCGTATCGCCGCCACGAACCGGTTCGGCATCCCCGCTCTCGCGCACGACGAGTGTCTGGCCGGCTTCGCCGCCTGGGGGGCGACGGCCTACCCCGTTCCGCTGTCCTGGGGCGCCACCTTCGATCCGGACACGGTGCGGCGCATGGCCGCCGCCATCGGCCGCGACATGCGTGCCGTCGGCGTCCACCAGGGACTCGCGCCCGTCCTGGATGTGGTGCGCGACGCCCGCTGGGGCCGGGTCGAGGAGACCATCGGCGAGGACCCGTACCTCGTCGGCACCATCGGGACGGCCTACGTGCAGGGCCTTGAGTCCGCCGGGATCGTCGCCACCCTCAAGCACTTCGCCGGCTACTCGGCCTCTCGCGCCGGCCGTAACCTCGCTCCCGCCTCCGTGGGCCCACGTGAACGCGCCGACGTTCTGCTGCCCCCCTTCGAGATGGCGATCCGTGAGGGCGGCGCCCGGTCGGTGATGAACGCCTACACCGACACCGACGGCATGCCCTCCGCGGCCGACGAGGATCTGCTGACCGGGTTGCTGCGCGACACGTGGGGCTTCGACGGCACTGTCGTCGCCGACTACTTCGCCATCGCCTTCCTGAAGACGCTGCACGGCATCGCGGCCGACTGGGCCGGCGCCGCCGGCACGGCGCTGCGCGCGGGCATCGACGTCGAGCTGCCCAATGTCAAGACATACGGCGCGCCCTTGGCCGAGGCCGTCGCCGACGGCCGTGTACCAGAGGCGTTGGTCGATCGCGCCCTGCGCCGGACACTCACCCAGAAGGCGCTGCTCGGCCTGCTCGACCCGGACTGGAGCCCCGTGCCGGCCGCGCTCGACGGGGTGGACCTGGACGACCCGGCCGCCCTGCGCGGCCGAATCGACCTGGACGGTCCCGAGAATCGCGCGCTGGCCCGCACGATCGCCGAGGAAGCGGTCGTGCTGCTGAGCAACGACGGCACCCTGCCGCTCGAGAGGCCGCGCCGCATCGCCCTGCTCGGTCCCAACGCCGACGAGCCCGTCGCCGTACTCGGCTGCTACTCCTTTCCCCAGCACATCGGCGTCCGCCACCCCGGTACCCCACTCGGCATCGAGCTGCCCACGCTGCGGGACACTCTGGCCGCCGAGTTCCCCGACACCGAGATCACGGTCGCCCGCGGCACCGGAATCGATGACGGAGATCTCTCCGGCATCCGCGAGGCCACCCGGGTGGCACGCGAGGCCGACATCGCCCTGGTCGTGCTCGGCGACCGCGCCGGGCTCTTCGGGCGGGGCACCACCGGCGAGGGATGTGACGTCGACTCGCTGGTGCTGCCCGGCGCGCAGCAGCAACTGCTCGACGCCCTGCTCGACCTGGAGACACCCGTGGTCACCGTCCTGCTCGCGGGACGGCCGTACGCCGTCGGCCGCGCCGTGGAGGAGTCCGCTGCGATCGTGCAGTCCTTTTTCCCGGGTGAGGAGGGCACTCACGCGATCGCCGGGGTGCTCAGTGGCCGTACCCATCCCTCCGGACGTCTCCCGGTCAGCGTGCCGCGCCGGCCGGGCTCCCAGCCGGCCACGTACCTCGGGGCGCGGCTCGCTCACGTCAGCGAGGTGTCCACCATCGACCCCACCCCCGCGTTCGCCTTCGGTCACGGTCTGTCCTACACGCGGTTCGACTGGACAGACCTGACCGTGGACGTCCAGGAGGCTCCCACGGACAGCGAGTTCACCCTCGCCTTCACCGTCCGCAACACGGGCGAGCGGTCCGGAACCGAGGTCGTCCAGCTCTATCTGCACGACCCGGTCGCCTCCGTCGTCCAGCCGGTGCAGCGCCTCGTCGGCTACACCCGGGTCGATCTGGAGCCGGGCGAGGCCCGGCGCCTCCGTGTCACCGTCCCGGCCGACCTCGCCTCCTTCACCGGACGCGACGGGCGGCGCGTCGTCGAACCGGGCGAGCTGGAAGTGCGGTTGGCCGCCTCCAGCGCGGATCCGCGCCTGACGGCCAGGGTCACGTTGACCGGAGCCGAGCGCCATGTGGATCACACGCGGCGCCTGCACGCCACGATCGGGCAGGAGCCGGTTGCCGGGGCCTGA
- a CDS encoding 4Fe-4S single cluster domain-containing protein, which yields MNDRPAPTRSDSVLRVSRVVFPVTALGPGTRLGVWVQGCSIRCHGCLALDTWNPETGLEMTAPQLHDIWRDARAAGAEGLTISGGEPGDQPEALTLLLEGVREISGSAAEDILLYTGYEWEEFRRRMPRVRELADAVITGPFRAELPTTLVWRGSANQILHPLSELGEIRYAPHIDSRPERPPMQRVVTDERVWMIGVPRTGDLPRLDRALRRSDVTVGQTSWRPARGDKDAQAPDRHRSHSVAPFGPADDPTEPE from the coding sequence TTGAACGACCGACCCGCGCCCACAAGAAGCGACTCCGTCCTGCGCGTCAGCCGGGTGGTCTTCCCGGTGACCGCGCTCGGACCGGGGACGCGGCTCGGCGTCTGGGTGCAGGGCTGTTCGATCCGCTGCCATGGCTGTCTGGCTCTCGACACCTGGAACCCCGAGACCGGTCTGGAAATGACGGCGCCGCAGCTCCACGACATCTGGCGGGACGCGCGTGCCGCCGGCGCGGAGGGGCTGACGATCAGCGGCGGCGAGCCAGGCGACCAGCCCGAGGCCCTCACCCTGCTCCTGGAGGGCGTGCGGGAGATTTCCGGATCCGCAGCCGAGGACATCCTGCTCTACACCGGATACGAGTGGGAGGAGTTCCGGCGGCGGATGCCGCGGGTGCGCGAACTCGCGGACGCTGTCATCACCGGCCCGTTTCGCGCCGAGCTTCCGACCACGCTGGTGTGGCGCGGATCCGCCAACCAGATCCTCCACCCGCTGAGCGAACTCGGCGAGATCCGCTACGCGCCGCACATCGACAGCCGGCCCGAACGTCCGCCCATGCAACGAGTCGTCACGGACGAACGCGTTTGGATGATCGGCGTACCGAGGACCGGCGATCTGCCGCGGTTGGATCGAGCACTGCGCCGATCGGATGTGACGGTCGGACAGACGTCCTGGCGTCCGGCGCGTGGCGACAAGGACGCACAAGCACCCGACCGTCACCGAAGTCACAGTGTCGCTCCCTTCGGACCTGCCGACGACCCCACGGAACCGGAATAA